In one bacterium genomic region, the following are encoded:
- a CDS encoding PAS domain S-box protein: MNHSSADGRVPLDVALRESESNFRTFFESMTDMIIVGTLEGRVLYVNAAFTRTMGYSVGELATMHILDMHPLDKRREAEETFAAMFRGERQSCPLPLVRKDGVLVPVETRAWLGQWDGLNCIFGICKNLTEEQETHQRFERLFRNNPSLMALSTLSDRRFSDVNDAFLKTLGYSRADIIGKNALELGLFVYPEKQIALAKDLELKQCIRDVEMQIRCKDGTVLDGLFYGELISSQGRQYFLTVMIDITERKRVAETLRQSEERFRSFIENANDIIYMLDPEGIFTYISTNCKAIIGYDVREIMGQSFATIVHPDDVLGCRAFLDRIITTGEKAVGLEYRIKHRDGTWRWHASNGSPMGEVEGKWTGYMGISRDISAKKQAEEYEEMGREIHQILDGAGELKELIGRVLAVLKIRTGCDAVGIRLQEGDDYPYCAQQGFPEDFLLTENSLIARAADGSACRDKEGNVTLECTCGLVMSGNLVLGHPLLTKGGSFWTNDLSRLLDLPVDQDPRFRPRNQCIHYGYASVALSPIRSQNKVLGLIHLNDRRKDCFTLETMALLEGIASHIGAAIMRKRTEVALRESEEKFSRAFQTAPQAILITRALDGKFVEVNDAFTSMMGFTREETLACTTIGLGLWGKEGDRQRVLSALSTGQPVTGQEYPFRIKSGEMITGLYSAQNFQLGQVSCILSSISDITVSKRNEAELQKMQNLQSVGTLAGGIAHDFNNILMGVFGYISLAKDELAREHPGYTPLPLAEAEQSLNRAVRLTSQLLTFAKGGAPVKEEISLGALVEDVAQFDLSGSNVMLIFQQAGNLWSAEVDKGQMQQAISNITLNARQAMPDGGHLYITLENAVLQEGVVPGLLQGNYVKVTMRDEGSGIDPEHIRRIFDPYFTTLQPGRGLGLAAVYSIIKKHGGHIGVVSELGKGTTFTIYLPASAFPRCNETTSAVANFPPPVHSARILVMDDDLAIRNVIVQMLTRCGFSVATAACGKEALEMYQQAQEAGTPYDVVVMDLTVPGGMGGREAVKRLLAMDPGARAIVSSGYADDPVMANYADYGFKGIVTKPYTRARLLDILGRVLN; this comes from the coding sequence ATGAATCATTCATCAGCTGACGGGAGAGTCCCACTAGACGTGGCGTTGCGCGAGAGTGAGTCCAATTTCCGCACGTTCTTCGAGTCTATGACCGATATGATCATTGTCGGTACCCTTGAAGGCCGCGTCCTTTACGTCAACGCCGCCTTTACCCGGACGATGGGGTACAGCGTCGGAGAACTCGCCACCATGCACATCCTGGATATGCATCCGCTGGATAAGCGCCGGGAAGCTGAGGAAACTTTTGCCGCGATGTTCAGAGGCGAACGTCAAAGCTGTCCCTTGCCGCTGGTCCGAAAGGATGGCGTATTGGTGCCGGTCGAGACCCGGGCCTGGCTGGGTCAGTGGGACGGTCTGAACTGTATTTTCGGCATCTGCAAGAATCTCACGGAGGAGCAGGAGACGCATCAGCGGTTTGAACGGTTATTCCGCAATAACCCCTCTTTGATGGCGCTCTCTACCCTGTCAGACCGGCGCTTTTCCGATGTCAATGATGCCTTCCTGAAGACCCTTGGCTATTCCCGGGCGGACATTATCGGGAAAAACGCCTTGGAATTAGGGCTTTTTGTATATCCGGAGAAGCAGATCGCGCTTGCGAAGGATCTGGAGCTGAAGCAGTGTATCCGTGACGTCGAAATGCAAATCCGGTGCAAGGACGGGACGGTCCTTGACGGCCTGTTCTATGGGGAACTGATCAGCAGTCAAGGGCGACAATACTTTTTAACCGTGATGATCGACATCACCGAGCGCAAGCGGGTGGCTGAAACGTTACGCCAGAGCGAGGAACGGTTCCGGTCCTTCATCGAGAATGCCAATGATATTATTTACATGTTGGATCCCGAGGGGATTTTCACGTACATCTCAACCAATTGTAAGGCCATCATCGGCTATGACGTTCGCGAAATCATGGGGCAATCCTTTGCGACGATAGTGCATCCGGACGATGTTCTCGGCTGCCGGGCATTTCTGGACCGGATCATCACGACCGGGGAAAAGGCCGTCGGCCTCGAATATCGAATTAAACACCGTGACGGTACCTGGCGGTGGCATGCTTCGAACGGGTCACCCATGGGCGAGGTAGAGGGGAAATGGACTGGCTATATGGGGATTTCCCGCGACATTTCCGCGAAAAAGCAGGCGGAAGAGTATGAGGAAATGGGCCGGGAAATTCACCAGATTCTCGATGGAGCCGGGGAGCTTAAGGAATTAATTGGCCGCGTGCTCGCAGTGCTCAAGATTCGGACAGGGTGCGACGCTGTAGGGATTCGCCTGCAAGAGGGAGACGACTATCCTTATTGCGCCCAGCAAGGCTTTCCAGAAGACTTCCTGCTCACGGAAAACTCCCTGATCGCCCGTGCGGCAGACGGTTCAGCCTGCCGTGACAAAGAGGGTAACGTCACCCTAGAGTGTACATGTGGGTTGGTCATGTCTGGAAACCTCGTCCTAGGTCATCCGCTTTTAACAAAGGGGGGCAGTTTCTGGACTAACGATTTATCTCGGCTGCTCGATCTCCCTGTCGATCAGGATCCCCGTTTCCGTCCACGTAACCAATGCATCCATTATGGGTATGCCTCTGTAGCCCTCTCGCCCATTCGGAGTCAGAACAAGGTTCTTGGTTTGATCCACCTTAATGACCGGCGCAAAGACTGTTTCACCTTGGAGACGATGGCCCTTCTTGAAGGAATCGCCTCGCATATTGGAGCGGCGATCATGCGCAAGCGGACGGAAGTAGCACTGAGAGAGAGTGAGGAAAAATTCTCCAGGGCTTTTCAGACTGCCCCTCAGGCTATTCTCATTACGCGAGCCCTTGATGGGAAGTTTGTCGAGGTCAATGACGCCTTTACAAGCATGATGGGCTTTACCCGCGAGGAGACCCTTGCTTGCACCACGATTGGGTTGGGGCTATGGGGCAAAGAGGGTGACCGCCAGCGGGTGTTATCCGCCTTGTCCACCGGGCAGCCCGTTACAGGACAGGAGTACCCGTTCCGGATCAAGAGTGGCGAGATGATCACGGGGTTGTATTCCGCGCAGAACTTCCAGCTGGGTCAAGTGTCCTGCATTCTCTCCAGCATCAGCGATATCACGGTCAGCAAACGCAACGAGGCGGAACTGCAGAAAATGCAAAACCTTCAAAGTGTGGGGACTTTGGCCGGGGGGATTGCCCATGATTTCAACAATATCCTGATGGGGGTGTTCGGGTATATTTCGTTGGCTAAAGATGAACTGGCCAGGGAACATCCCGGATACACGCCCCTGCCCCTGGCGGAGGCTGAGCAATCATTGAATCGTGCGGTGCGGTTGACTTCGCAGTTGTTGACCTTCGCCAAAGGCGGAGCCCCGGTCAAGGAAGAAATCAGTCTGGGCGCCCTGGTCGAGGATGTGGCGCAGTTCGATCTTTCAGGCAGCAATGTCATGCTCATTTTTCAACAGGCCGGGAATTTATGGAGTGCCGAAGTCGACAAAGGGCAAATGCAGCAAGCCATCTCCAATATCACCCTCAATGCCCGTCAAGCCATGCCCGACGGCGGCCACCTGTATATCACCCTGGAGAATGCGGTGCTTCAGGAGGGTGTTGTTCCTGGGCTCCTTCAGGGGAACTATGTCAAGGTTACGATGAGGGATGAGGGCAGTGGCATAGACCCGGAGCATATTAGGCGGATATTTGATCCCTATTTCACCACCCTGCAGCCCGGCAGGGGATTGGGACTCGCGGCGGTCTATTCAATTATCAAGAAACATGGGGGCCACATCGGGGTGGTCTCTGAACTCGGGAAGGGGACCACCTTTACGATCTACCTGCCGGCTTCAGCGTTTCCCCGGTGTAACGAAACGACGTCCGCTGTGGCGAACTTCCCGCCTCCGGTTCACTCCGCCAGAATTCTGGTCATGGATGATGACCTGGCGATCCGGAACGTGATTGTGCAAATGCTGACACGCTGCGGATTTTCAGTTGCCACTGCCGCTTGCGGAAAAGAGGCTCTGGAAATGTATCAACAAGCGCAGGAAGCCGGGACGCCTTATGATGTGGTCGTGATGGATTTGACCGTTCCCGGCGGAATGGGTGGAAGGGAAGCAGTCAAACGCCTGCTGGCGATGGACCCCGGGGCCCGGGCCATTGTGTCCAGCGGATACGCGGATGATCCCGTGATGGCCAACTATGCCGACTATGGATTCAAAGGGATCGTGACTAAGCCCTATACCCGCGCCCGACTGTTAGACATCCTGGGGCGGGTGTTAAATTGA
- a CDS encoding glycosyl transferase: MNEYGCFDDAKREYVIKRPDTPLPWLNYLGQDEFFGLCTNTAGGYTFWKDAKLRRLTRYRYNNVPYDLGGRYLYVNDGGDVWNPGWKPVKAKLDRYECRHGMGYTKIVGERGGLEVDTLFFVPNRENCELWKVTVRNKSLRPKTVKLYSYQEFCFFEALNDMTNYQRTYSIGEVEVEGGAIYHKTEYRERRDHYALFACTRAVSGFDTSRDAFVGIHEGLHEAKVPFAGKASNSMAFGWNPIGSHEVTLELKPGQVESFSFILAYVEQGEAPKFDAPFVMNKSVGRAIVEKYSRSGAVDAAFKELNQGWESLLSKFQAKCPDEHANRMLNTWNQYQCMATFNLSRSASMYETGIGRGMGFRDSNQDLLGFVHMIPERARQRILDIAATQLSDGTCYHQYQPLTKKGNADIGGDFYDDHLWLVLSICSYIKETGDFSILEAPAGYADKPEGGTNLLHHLETSIAYTMKKRGPHGLPLIGHADWNDCLNLNCFSTEPNESFQTAGDVRDSKAESVMIAGLFLYASREMASLYRAQGKAVDAQRMDAHYAEMLKTIETQAWDGEWYRRAYDAAGAPVGSKENAEGKIFIESQGWCVLGGAGADNGRARQAMESVHKHLFTKNGVVLQQPPYSGYHKELGEVTSYPPGVKENAGIFCHNNTWINLGWCLLGEGEKALEYYLSICPSAKENQIETYRSEPYVYAQMIAGKDAPCFGEAKNSWLTGTAAWTFVSVSQGLLGIQPDYAGLRVDPCVPKAWKSFTVSREFRGVRHDITVNNPKGVCKGVVAMTVDGVAIQGNVIPLQKHKASVKVDVTLG; the protein is encoded by the coding sequence ATGAATGAATACGGATGTTTTGACGATGCGAAACGGGAGTATGTCATTAAACGCCCTGACACGCCCTTGCCCTGGTTGAATTACCTGGGACAGGATGAGTTCTTCGGCCTCTGCACCAACACGGCGGGCGGGTACACCTTCTGGAAAGACGCCAAACTGCGCCGCCTGACCCGGTACCGCTATAACAATGTTCCTTACGATCTGGGCGGGCGTTACCTCTATGTGAATGATGGGGGCGATGTCTGGAATCCCGGGTGGAAGCCTGTCAAAGCCAAATTGGACCGCTACGAGTGCCGGCATGGCATGGGCTATACCAAAATCGTCGGGGAACGGGGCGGCCTTGAAGTGGATACCCTGTTCTTTGTGCCGAACCGAGAGAATTGCGAGCTGTGGAAGGTGACCGTCCGTAATAAATCCCTGCGGCCCAAGACGGTCAAACTCTACTCCTATCAGGAGTTCTGCTTTTTTGAGGCGTTGAACGACATGACCAACTACCAGCGCACCTATTCGATCGGCGAGGTGGAGGTCGAGGGCGGCGCCATCTATCACAAGACCGAATACCGGGAGCGGCGCGATCACTATGCCTTGTTTGCCTGTACGCGTGCGGTCAGCGGGTTTGATACGAGCCGTGACGCATTTGTCGGCATCCATGAGGGCTTGCATGAGGCGAAGGTCCCCTTTGCCGGCAAGGCCTCGAACAGCATGGCCTTTGGTTGGAATCCCATTGGCTCGCATGAGGTCACGCTGGAACTTAAGCCGGGTCAGGTGGAAAGTTTCAGTTTCATCCTCGCCTATGTGGAGCAGGGTGAGGCGCCCAAGTTCGATGCTCCTTTCGTCATGAACAAGAGCGTGGGCCGCGCCATCGTCGAAAAATACAGTCGGTCCGGCGCCGTGGATGCGGCTTTCAAGGAGCTCAACCAGGGCTGGGAAAGCCTCCTTTCCAAGTTCCAGGCGAAGTGTCCGGATGAGCATGCCAACCGCATGCTGAACACCTGGAATCAATACCAGTGCATGGCCACCTTCAACCTGTCCCGCTCCGCCTCGATGTATGAGACCGGGATCGGGCGCGGCATGGGCTTCCGCGACAGTAATCAGGATCTGCTGGGCTTTGTGCATATGATTCCTGAGCGCGCGAGGCAGCGTATTCTGGATATCGCCGCCACCCAGTTGTCGGACGGGACCTGCTATCACCAGTATCAGCCCCTGACCAAGAAGGGGAATGCTGACATCGGCGGGGATTTCTATGATGACCACCTGTGGCTCGTGCTCTCCATCTGCTCCTACATCAAGGAGACGGGGGACTTTTCCATTCTCGAGGCGCCGGCCGGCTACGCCGATAAGCCCGAGGGCGGGACGAATCTATTGCATCACCTGGAGACCAGCATCGCCTACACGATGAAGAAGCGGGGGCCCCATGGCTTGCCGCTCATCGGGCACGCGGACTGGAATGACTGCCTGAACCTCAACTGTTTCTCGACGGAGCCCAATGAGTCGTTCCAGACGGCGGGGGATGTCCGGGATTCCAAAGCGGAGTCGGTGATGATTGCCGGCCTTTTCCTGTATGCCAGTCGCGAGATGGCGAGTCTGTACCGGGCACAGGGCAAGGCCGTTGATGCCCAACGGATGGATGCCCATTATGCCGAAATGCTCAAGACCATTGAGACCCAGGCGTGGGATGGCGAGTGGTACCGGCGCGCCTATGACGCCGCAGGGGCCCCGGTGGGGTCAAAGGAAAATGCCGAGGGTAAAATCTTTATTGAGAGCCAGGGCTGGTGCGTGCTGGGTGGGGCAGGGGCCGACAATGGCCGCGCCCGCCAGGCGATGGAGAGTGTGCACAAGCATCTCTTTACGAAAAACGGCGTCGTGCTGCAGCAGCCGCCCTACAGCGGCTATCACAAGGAACTGGGTGAAGTGACCTCCTATCCACCGGGAGTCAAGGAGAACGCCGGCATTTTCTGCCATAACAACACCTGGATCAATCTGGGATGGTGTCTGCTGGGCGAGGGCGAGAAGGCGCTGGAATATTACCTGAGCATCTGCCCATCGGCCAAGGAGAACCAGATCGAGACCTACCGGAGCGAGCCGTATGTCTATGCCCAGATGATTGCGGGTAAGGATGCACCTTGCTTTGGCGAGGCCAAGAACAGCTGGTTGACCGGTACCGCCGCCTGGACGTTTGTCTCGGTAAGCCAGGGGCTGCTCGGCATTCAACCGGACTATGCCGGCCTTCGGGTGGATCCCTGTGTGCCAAAGGCGTGGAAGAGCTTTACGGTCAGCCGGGAATTCCGGGGCGTGCGCCATGACATTACGGTCAACAATCCCAAGGGCGTCTGTAAGGGCGTGGTGGCAATGACCGTCGATGGTGTGGCCATCCAGGGGAACGTGATTCCCCTGCAAAAGCACAAGGCCAGTGTGAAAGTGGACGTCACCCTCGGGTAA
- a CDS encoding DNA-binding transcriptional regulator — MNAPLDRHIALFLGEELAHHNQARTGIVLYARPNHPWHFSHLPRRYKDLLKIRNVGWDGGIVNFTDARKVALVRRLGIPIVNIYGGRVSWGLPQVGVDNQAIGKLAAEYLLQKKLTNLAFYGISGSGYSIGRWIGFRNAVQSHGCHPGRFVYRDTSESRKGILAGNRLARWVAGLPKPVGIMTCDANLGLWLTEVCNDSGLNIPNEVAIVCVSGDEMICRSAFPPLSSVPLQEEKCGHLAAKMLDDLLEGRKIQPRVLLAPERVIERMSSNIQLVTDPAVAKALDYIAKHATERLHVDEVAPHTGVCRRVLERKFRQFLGRSPHEEIRNIQIEEAKRRLTETDETLETIARHTGLSSGIHLSHEFKKRTGKTPGQYRKQFRRL; from the coding sequence ATGAATGCGCCTCTCGATCGCCATATCGCACTCTTTCTCGGAGAAGAGCTTGCTCATCACAATCAGGCCCGTACGGGGATTGTCCTGTACGCCCGCCCCAATCATCCCTGGCATTTTTCACACCTGCCCCGTCGCTATAAGGATCTGCTTAAAATACGCAATGTGGGGTGGGATGGTGGAATTGTAAATTTCACGGATGCGCGGAAAGTGGCGTTAGTCCGCCGCCTCGGCATTCCTATCGTCAACATCTATGGGGGACGGGTCTCATGGGGACTCCCGCAGGTGGGCGTCGATAACCAGGCCATCGGGAAGCTGGCCGCCGAGTACTTGCTCCAAAAAAAACTTACCAACCTGGCATTCTACGGTATTTCCGGATCAGGCTATTCCATCGGACGCTGGATCGGGTTCCGCAACGCAGTCCAGTCACACGGATGCCACCCCGGCCGGTTTGTCTATCGTGACACGTCGGAATCCCGGAAAGGCATCCTGGCCGGGAACCGTCTGGCGCGGTGGGTAGCCGGACTGCCCAAACCGGTCGGCATCATGACGTGCGATGCCAATCTGGGGCTTTGGCTGACGGAGGTGTGCAACGATTCGGGCCTCAATATCCCCAATGAGGTGGCCATCGTCTGTGTCAGTGGCGATGAAATGATCTGCCGGTCAGCCTTCCCCCCGCTCTCCAGCGTGCCCTTGCAGGAGGAGAAGTGCGGCCATCTGGCGGCGAAGATGCTGGATGATCTGCTTGAGGGACGCAAGATCCAGCCTCGCGTCCTGCTCGCCCCGGAGCGCGTGATTGAGCGCATGTCGTCCAACATCCAATTGGTGACCGATCCCGCCGTCGCCAAAGCCCTCGACTACATTGCCAAACATGCCACCGAGCGTCTGCACGTCGATGAGGTGGCCCCGCATACCGGTGTCTGCCGCAGGGTGCTGGAGCGCAAATTCCGTCAGTTCCTGGGCCGGAGTCCCCATGAGGAAATCCGCAACATCCAGATCGAGGAGGCCAAGCGACGGCTCACCGAAACCGACGAAACGCTGGAGACCATTGCCCGCCATACCGGGCTGAGCAGCGGCATCCATCTCAGTCACGAATTCAAGAAGCGGACTGGCAAAACCCCAGGGCAGTACCGGAAGCAGTTCCGTCGCCTCTAG
- a CDS encoding autotransporter-associated beta strand repeat-containing protein, translating to MRKITLMFLYAVLLASLPALAGDITWQGTTSSDFTNASNWVGGVAPNEMTDRAVFPSGLTSHQPTLMADRNITGIVFQSTSGGWTIGGAGKTIYWGGARYTPGGAGLIDDSLNATGTDTINANIASEGSGVWNVGAGGLVVNGDIMSDSSGGTFSLNGGTATVARLAGGRGISLGGNGTWIITSASNPNYTNSLTTLSACRIVIGNRYALGYYKDVMFGQSTNTMLAASVDLSGANCITNNIKLTGNTANIIAGVYGTNNIEFGGLLYTGSGSSPYYLNNNIAAGKKLIVNTFNMNDTTSNKVFYLSGSGETLFNGMIFSANISTQYNNTFETVGTGLTTLNASNAFTGPFKIDAGSMVRLANSNALNGGVGATGGQVPIVLSGGVLELGVADFLCSTGAAAGQVTFTGSGGGFSAYGGKRVVNLGGAGALMTWNGPAFIATGAMFIFNTLFADSEIQFQNPINLAGATRTVQVNDNTATNSDFATLSGVVTNGGLVKTGAGKLVLAGSTNFFASGLTVSNGTLAVNGVTTSSVMTVVGGTALINGAYTGPVTVGSGGALGGTGTLAVANLTLQSNAVMSVTILDGLGHSDALTVTGVLSVTNVTLQVINTNLLTIGQTYRVVNGSHASAFSASNVPVNWTIDYANPGFIQLRSGGYSGTMIKIQ from the coding sequence ATGAGAAAAATTACATTAATGTTTCTGTATGCCGTTCTGCTGGCCAGTTTGCCGGCCCTCGCGGGAGATATCACCTGGCAGGGTACGACCAGTAGTGATTTTACCAATGCGAGCAACTGGGTGGGCGGGGTGGCGCCCAACGAGATGACGGACCGGGCGGTATTTCCTTCCGGTTTGACGTCCCACCAGCCCACGCTTATGGCTGACCGCAATATCACCGGCATTGTCTTCCAATCCACCAGTGGTGGATGGACGATCGGTGGAGCTGGCAAAACCATTTACTGGGGGGGGGCTCGTTATACCCCAGGGGGAGCCGGCCTCATAGATGACAGTTTGAACGCCACAGGCACGGACACGATCAATGCCAATATCGCATCGGAAGGAAGTGGTGTGTGGAATGTGGGTGCTGGCGGATTGGTCGTCAATGGGGATATCATGTCAGACTCCTCGGGCGGTACTTTCAGCCTCAACGGGGGCACGGCGACGGTGGCCCGCCTCGCTGGTGGGAGGGGGATATCCTTGGGGGGAAATGGGACATGGATCATTACCAGTGCGTCCAACCCGAACTATACAAACAGTCTTACGACCTTGAGTGCCTGCCGGATTGTCATCGGAAACCGGTATGCATTAGGCTACTACAAGGATGTGATGTTTGGCCAGAGTACAAACACCATGTTGGCCGCCAGCGTCGACCTGAGTGGCGCCAACTGCATCACCAACAACATCAAACTTACGGGAAATACCGCGAATATCATCGCGGGGGTCTATGGCACGAACAATATTGAATTCGGCGGCTTGTTGTATACAGGGTCAGGGTCAAGCCCCTACTATCTGAACAATAATATTGCCGCAGGGAAGAAGTTGATCGTTAACACCTTCAACATGAATGATACGACCTCAAACAAGGTTTTCTATCTTTCCGGTTCCGGTGAGACGCTGTTCAACGGCATGATCTTCTCCGCCAATATTTCCACGCAATACAACAACACTTTCGAGACAGTTGGCACGGGGTTGACGACGCTCAATGCAAGCAATGCCTTTACCGGGCCGTTCAAGATTGATGCCGGCAGCATGGTCCGGTTGGCCAATAGCAATGCCCTCAACGGTGGGGTGGGTGCCACGGGTGGACAGGTTCCGATTGTCCTCTCAGGGGGTGTGTTGGAATTGGGGGTGGCTGATTTCCTCTGTTCAACGGGGGCTGCGGCAGGGCAAGTGACTTTCACCGGGAGCGGTGGTGGATTCAGCGCCTATGGGGGCAAACGGGTGGTCAACCTGGGGGGCGCGGGTGCGCTGATGACATGGAATGGCCCGGCTTTTATCGCTACCGGTGCCATGTTTATTTTCAACACCTTGTTTGCGGATAGCGAGATTCAGTTCCAGAACCCGATCAATCTGGCGGGAGCGACGCGTACGGTCCAGGTGAACGACAATACGGCGACGAACTCCGATTTTGCGACCTTGTCAGGGGTCGTGACCAACGGTGGCCTTGTGAAGACAGGGGCCGGTAAACTGGTGCTGGCAGGAAGCACAAACTTTTTCGCCTCCGGTTTGACCGTTAGCAACGGAACGCTGGCCGTGAACGGCGTGACAACCAGTTCCGTCATGACCGTCGTTGGCGGTACGGCCTTGATCAATGGGGCGTATACAGGGCCGGTGACGGTCGGGTCGGGCGGGGCGCTGGGCGGTACGGGCACTCTGGCGGTAGCGAATCTGACTCTTCAGTCCAACGCGGTAATGAGCGTCACGATTCTTGATGGCCTGGGTCATTCCGACGCCCTGACGGTGACCGGTGTGCTTAGTGTGACGAATGTGACGCTGCAGGTCATCAACACGAACCTGCTGACGATCGGGCAGACCTATCGGGTGGTCAACGGGAGTCATGCGAGTGCCTTTTCCGCTTCAAACGTGCCGGTCAATTGGACGATTGATTACGCGAATCCGGGCTTTATCCAATTACGGTCCGGCGGTTACTCGGGGACGATGATTAAGATCCAGTAA